TGCAATACCTTTATTCagaattgccttcacttctccAACAAGTGTACTGTAGTTATGTGAGTCACCATTTTCAGAACCGTTGCTTGCCTTGGTTGCTGTTTTTCCATTCTTCTCAGGCTCATTTGTGGAGAGCATGACCATATCAGCTGTTACAGCACTTAGCTGTTCTTGAATGCGTTGGCGAGCAGCCTCTAGCGATGTATCCGTTTGCCATTGGATGTCATCATCGCCATCTTCTTCCTGAGAAGCATCTTCTTTCTCATCCACTTGACTGTGAGTAGGAGATACATGGTCATCATCAGAGGCACTTGCTTTCTTCTTAGGGGTTGACTTTGTAGTACCATCCTTGGAAGTGGAAGAGCCTTTCTTCTTAACCTCCTTCTTGATTTTCTTCTGCTCCTCATCAGCCATCTCACCTTCCTTCAATCTCTCCTTCTCAGCTCTTCTCATGGCCTTCTTGTCTTTGGATCCTTTCTTTGTTTCAGGAGGGTTTTTCAGAATAAACGTAGTCAGCTTGTCTCTCATATCCACATCTGACACAAAACCACAGGCAGCACAGTTCAGTTGAATCATTTGGTTCTTGGTAATCAATATCTCCGTTTCGGGGTTTCCACAACCATAACATTGAACAAATTTCTTGATGAAGTTCTCAAGAAGACCAGCAAGTTTTGCAGTGTCGTGTGCCCCATTAACATGAGAAGTACCAGATTTCTCATCAAACTTTGACTGGGCTCCAAGTTCACACCCAAAGTACTTGGTTGTGTAAGAGGCTGGCCTTGCCAATGCCTTGGCAATATCAACCATATTGACAATATTTGTCTTGATGCCATTCCCTCTACCCTCGATTTTGGTAATCATTTTGGGCATCTTATACCTATAGAAGGCATCATCACTGTTTGCAGCACCAATGTTTTGTAGGGCCATGATGGCTTCAACAACGAAATTTGCAAAGACAACCAAACACAGCAGGTAGACTATGCAGAAATTCCAAGTATGATGACAAGTTGCTGGTAATCAGAGGTCCGCTCTTTGAGCAATCAGAGAAGGCTGCCAACAGTAACAACGGAAGGTAGCGTGTTGTTGCTGGTACAGCTTGTAATGCATGCAGCTTGATCTTGCTGGCAACACAGGCTTATCCTTTTTCCTCGGCGAAGAAAAACGCTCCCCAAGCAACTCAATTGCTCCCAAATGGGTATTGCCCCGTTCAAACATGAAAGAAAATTCAACGTGACACCTTCCACCTTGGAATCTACTATTGCAGAATGCAGGAATCCTGAGGCAGGAACAAGGATATATAAAGATGTTAATACTTTTATCATAGAGGTATTTCATTGCGTGTTTGTATTCCACTTTGCACAAACCATCTTTAGCAATAATTGTTATTGTACAATTGAACGGTTTGGAGCTATGTAAATGGAAAACCATatatgctttttgtttttcaacaGAAGCCAAGAAAACATACACGCTACCAAATCAGTtacgttagaaagctaacaaaAAGGAGCATCAtaaaaatcaatcaaacaaacaaataaataaataagcaaTAACTATTACATTTGTTTCTTCCAATAATAATCACAATATATAGAACATATTAAAAGGACTGATTCCCAAAGAATGGTACTTGTTTAATGGTACTTCGATTGAGGTCAGTGGAAAAATCATCAAACTAGATAATGTAAGGAGAATGGTAAATCATCCATTATAACAAGAAGTATGCGATTATGTCCAAATCATACGATGCAAACCGCAAGAATTTAAGGTACGTAGAACTATGAACGAACGAAAGCAATAAGAAAAAGAGGGGTTAGGGTTACCTGCAATGTTAAGGGGATATCGAAAATTGATGGGAGAGAGTAAAGAGAGGTTTCAGGAAGCGAAAAGACGAGAAGCTGCTGCGGCTCAAATCAAATTAATCACACAAGGTGCAACGTCTCCCTTATATATGACCCTTCCCAggttagttatttttatttctttttttagaaaaaaacataaataatattGCACTCTcgtcaattttttttcaatcatatcttttaaagcAAATTACACTTACACCCTATAGCCTTATTAAAATTACACAGTAGGTTTTTCTTTGACCAATACACATTCACATACGGAGTAAAGTATCAACTCCCTTCTTGTCCATATATTTGGATGACAATTGATAACGTgattttttatagaaaaaacaATTTACTTTAACTTATGTTTGTTTACTAATGCGATTTTTCTGTTACTTTCATTATCAAAGAATGACGAAATTTACTAATGTCTCGAAAGTTTAAAATAGTGAGTTGGCTTGTTAGAAAAAATAGAGacttatctattttttttcatgTGAGCACAAACGATACCATTTTGCTATTCTTAAAAGACGTTTTGTTTTGCGTCTTATAGCTTTTTCCATAAAACTCTCTTGACTTTCTCTGACAATTACAAAAAAACTCTAGCAGAGAAACCTTTTTCTCCATCGAGATATTGGTAAATGTGTGACATTGGAAGGAAGTGTTGACTGTTTGCTGACAAGCTTGCTGACGGAGCCTTTCACGTTAAAGTTCACGGAGGTTGGACGACACTGCTGACTTAGCTTCGACGGTACTGTGGATGCCACAAAATGTTGAGATAAGTGTTGatgtctctttttctttttttgtgggTAATCCTTAGTCTGACATGCAACTAATGTTGTTTGTATTCAGCTGTGGTCTaaagtttaaaaatattaaaatattttttcattgtCATATTCTAGGagttttttgtatttaaataatataaaggTGTATTGCtttgtttaaaaataattatttatgtaacAAATTAAAGAAAGTTAGGAAGAAGTCTTAGGATTGGAAGAGGATAGAAAAGCTCCTGTCCTTTTTAACAATTTAGAATAACATTTAACTTTCATTTTATCATTCTAAATTCTCAACTTTAGCAGTTTAACAGCATACATTAGCAAGTTTTATCACTCTTTAACGACGAAAGTGATAGAAAGACTGTGTTAACAGACGAAATATAAAGTTAAGGAccgaaatattttttttgtcaaagaTCATATTGTTTGGACAAAGAAAtcgtattattttattttattccaaaACAAAATACCCTTCTTAGTAATTTAATTTTGTGATTGAACTTTGTAAACCCTGtgaaattagtaaataattagtcaataaattaaattttaaatatgaaaaatttaaaatataaatccaataataaaataggatagagctcTTCAAAACGataattttaacacaaatttcgaaaaatttggtccaaaattgggccgaACGGATCGAACCGAACCCGTGGGCCCAACTAGCTCATTAAATAAGTAAGCTGAAACACAATCTTCATCATTTCAGCTGCTCCACGATGAAGAACACCAGGGAAGGTGAGGAAGGGTTTTAAAACCCTTAAATTTACTTCAATCTCATATAACTTCTCGCTCTGAACTCCAATTGACGAACCATTTGCGACCATGTGTTCACCGCGACGAGCTCTACAAAATTCATGGAACAATTTGGTAGGTAACTCACTATTTTCTTCTCAGTCAGCTTCCcccaaattcaaaaattcatgaGCAATTATGTTATAAATTGTTCAATTTTGGTGTTTAGGATCAAATTAACTTGGTAGACTTGCCAGGTCTTGTCCTAATTTTCTGTTGGTGAGGTGAGAATCATATAACTCTAGTTAATCCATTAATTTGGTATTTTGGGTACTGAATTTTGGGAATATGCTTGTAATAATTATGTTAGGTACATGTAAATATGTAATATGAGACGATTGGAGATGTTGGAAGCTTAATTGGAAGCTTGGTGAGAGTTCTAGTCGCTGAATTTTTTGTGGGAGAGGCTTACAACCTTGCCTTGTGGGTTACCTTGGATAAATATgcgaaaatcggctaaggtatgatTTAGGTTTCGCGTGTTTAATATATAAGgttttgtgaaaacttaggctagagcATTATAGGATAACTTGAAATGGTCAAATGCATTGAATGTTTAGCTTTGTGATGATGTTGTATGAATTGATGAGTGGGCTTGTGTTGGAATTAAATAGCATGAATTGTTGGTGTCGTTGAATGAGTTTTTGGAGTTATTAATAATAAGTTGATGATGTTGTGGTATGTGTCGATGAGATTTTGGTAATTATAGCTTGTTGATTAGTCAATGATAATTATGAGTTGTCATTAATGAATTAAAGGAGTAAGCTAAAGAATGTTTAAAGATTGTAGAATGTGGTTGAAATGTTGAATATTGGGATTATTGTATGGATTTTGTGGAATGGTATGAGCATTGATGTGCTAGTAATTGGTGATAATGGAATAGGGCTTGATATATGGTATATGTGCAGATTTTGTGGGTAAGGAATGTGAATTTGGTAAAAGTGGGGTTTGGTATATTTTggtaaaatatgaattttaatgAACTTTGGTAGTCTATATCTTGCTCTACAAATTCTGAATAAAGATGAGGtttgttttaaattaaagaGTGTCTAATAATCTTAagattgatataaagtttgcgAAAAACCGAATtctgtagaggaagttatggaTGCCGAGAATTTGGTGCGAAAAACTGGATTTTTGAATATTGTAGCAGAATCAGATTTTCTGGTGTGTGCCCACGCACAGGTCTGTACACACGCACCCAACAGAAGCAAATTTTTACTTGTACGTACGCACGCCTCTGTGCGCACGCACGCCTCTGTGTGCACGCACACCTAGTATTTTTCAtaaagtgtgcgtacgcacgcccttgtgcgtgcgcacacaccAGGATAGGCCTTCTGTTGGTGGTGCTAGCATAAGTGAGGCGCATGCACACTTAGTgatgtgtgcgcacgcacacattCTGCTTTCTTTCTGGGTTGTGCACACGCACACATGTGCGTGTACGCACACGCCCTATTTCCAGCACCTGTATTTTTCTATTCTAAACACGATTTCTAACtcctaaacctctatttttaccCTGTTAACCCTAGATTTTACTAGTGAGTTTAGTAATTAGCAGAAGATAGGAATTTGGAGTAACTTAGGAATGAAGAAAGAGGTAAAATGTGATGAGTTATAAGGAAGAAGTGTGAAAGTAAATGAAGTTATACTGCCATGGCTTTGATGAATGATTAAATAATGATTATGACTATGAAATGACTTATGAATAATGATATCTGAGacacgagtttccctgggtaagaactgtggcttgccaccacgtgttccaggttgaatcttgatactctgttgttcctacgtcgtaagggtgaccgggcacgTATAAATTCCCGGGTATGGATAGCCCCCAGTGAGTGATTTGAATGATAAATGAATGTGAAATCTATGCATAAACTCATGGGGATGCGCGACGGGGGACAGTTTAAGGTTTTCGGACTTGTCGAGTTGGCTAGATAACcaacagatgagcctcatcagccataggacaggcatgcatcatgtgcattGTTTGTTTTGATTGCTATGCATTATCTGAGAATGCTTAATTGAATATATATATCCTGCTACCTGCTATTCTTGCTATTTGCACTATCTGCTTCTTACTTGTGCGTGAACTTATTTGGTTACTTGTCTCTGTATGATTTATGGATGGCGGAGGAACGGAGGAAGGGTGAAAAGGGTTGGTGGTTATGTTAGGTTTGAATTTGAGTAAGTTTAGGAATGCTTAGATTACCTACCCCTAATTATGGATTTTGCTTAGAAACTAAGTTATGTAATTTTATgacggagttctaggattgcatctggcattctcaggaccttatttattatacGCGTGgaacctttaccatgctgagaacctccggttctcatcccatactgTGTTGTTGTTTTCAAATGCATGTCGAGAGGCTCCTTACTAGGCGTCTGGATCCTGAAGCGGAGTAGTACCTGGGTGCATTTTGGGTTTCtgtttgtatatatgtatatatgtatttagcttgctctccaagaaaCTTGATTATTTTGTTCCTCATAGAGGTTACAGGAGAGTTAGGGAACTTATTTCTGTATTTTGGGTTTTTGGGATACTTATgtatgtatgtaaatattctctgGCCAGCCTTGGCTTCACAGGATGAGTCAGGAGCTAGTTTCACTATATTCTTGACTCTCTTTTCGCTCTTTCGCTTATTTATATCTCTAACCTTTaggtttcttagcacgcaagtaaTTCCGTTtcttgagcgttgcgctttttaTTTTACGAATTTTGTTTTACTcatttttcaaggctcctagtttatcatattttttctactattatatgtatacattttatttttagaggtcgtagcgCCTCGCCACTTCTGTTTTACATCTTAAgtgtaaagctctgtgtggtagggtctTACAAACTTGAtcagaaaaataattttttattaatatattttaatttaatgacataatagaaatatattgattaaataaaagaataatgtATTGATATGAGTAAGTTTAATAAACTCCAAGATATAATTTACCTATATTTTAGGCTTTTtcagttaaataaaataaaatatatatttattagatTGTGAGaatctaaaatttattatgcATATATCTTTTactataaatttatataaattattagaataaaactctatgtaacaccctaccatacagagtcttatgcttaagtcataattcagagatggcaaggtattacgacctctaaaataaaaatttagtacgtatagtagtatgaatgattgattataactaggagcctttgtagaaaaaggggtaaacaaaaaccgcaactcaaaagcgcatcactccgatcgataacgtaacgaacaaggataaaccaacacgagattatatatatacaaaagagtgtcaaaaacaggaatatcaagactcaagatccggctgcgaagataaccggtccgagcatagcaatatatacatatgatagaataatgaaaaccccaaaggaaacccaaagggacacaaatacataaaacctattctccaaaatctcccataagaggagtcatcacagtttgtattatttaatggagataaaagtatctaaacaaaacatataaaccaaaacatagccccgagaacaaaggatcttcgcaaatctagaagtctccagcatgcctcagcgggaaacctcacgtcctgcatctgaaaaccacaaaatccgcatgggtgagaaccagaggtccccagcatggtaacagcttccacatatataatacataataatggaggaaagccaaaggcaatcctagaacttcctccagataatatcaaagcttataaacaagctaaaccatataagggcatctgactaaagattcttcagtctaactaatacttccctttccaattccttcaaacctcccaaccaccagcaggagtatattatagcaaacacaattatatcagacaaagaatatacaaataggagcagttaagacatttagacaattagcaagtaatatgcagtcaaataggcaatctcaaacaattcacatagtatgcatatgatgaatgcctgtccctagtggccgatgatatcatcttgtcggttatagagccaacccgacaagtcctggtcgctaaccattggactgtccctctgtcgcgcatccccaactcgagttatactcgttataaacttgatcataaacatgatccatatccatcaccctcactggtgaatatttcgggggcgagctcatccgggtctttcacagtgcccggccacacttacgacatagggtcactagagtatcaagtctcaacctggagcacgtggtggctagccactgctactacccaaggaaactcgtatctccgatagtggaagtgcaaatcacaattatcaataattcagcataaacatgcatgaatcctcatccatggatcaacatccatatcagccatccggctcacggttcagtccagaaccagccaatattcatagcatacacagctattccggctcacggttaaatccataaccagccaatattcatagcatacacagctattccggctcacggttaaatccataaccagccatttcattaacaattacagcctttcggcccatgacataacaagcacttccaccaccatcctccgcatctcacataatcatcttgatcctccttgatcattcatttttcccttgcttcactcgcaagttacctcattcactagcccctttctaatagctaggcatgtcataatgatttaagacataaatggtgagattggaggcttagaagtatgagatttggcttttaaaactcaaaagtcaactttgggatgaaaacagggccacgcgtacgcgcactccacgcgcacgcgtggatggcctcaaaaactcatcgacgcgcaagcgtcatgcacgctaacgcgtggattacaaatttgccaatcgacgcgcacgcatcaaccacgcgtacgcgcgggtgttctcgtgccccaggcacaacactggcacggttctggcataactctctggaaaatggcttggcattgggtgcagcagaatcggcgcgcccgcgcacatcacgcgtacgcgtggatggcacttctcggaagatcggcgcgcacgcgccaggtgcgcccacgcgcaaggggttattctgctaaaaattttctaagttaaaagctgcagaattcacagatttacaccccaatcttccaacggacataacttcctcattttaaatcgtttttcacccgttcttcgaacggcatggacatcccggatccaatttcatttctaaacagatttggtgcaaaacggagatccgtagtccaagttatgtcctgTCAAAGTATGCctaaaaaccatattttcatacaaccacaatttaccaaaatcactatctcatcattttaccccacttcacccaagtggcttaaacacaaacatattgacatatcatatactattcctcatgccaatttccaacaacaccaattccaataaatcgttattgtacacaatcaacatcatactcaccatcaacatggttcaacccacaattcaaccataaccaatcatcaagcatatatcacaacatgcatactcctcatacatcataccattaaggcatcaataatcatcatcacatatatgaccacatcatatatctcaatcatttaacaacatcaaccattcaatgcctatcttagggcctctagcctaagtatttcctaccacattacatattagatacgggaaaccgaaaccataccttagccgactttcccaagctcccccggagcacttccaaaccacttatccacaagctctcaaggcctcaaaacctccaagaacagatttttcaccaccaaacccttttcaagcttctcaaaatcaccaatcaagctccaaaattcacatatacacaacctaagccacaaccatcatacccatacacaacatctcaaaacccaaacatcatagaacaacaaaattacactagggttgagaatcttaccacacccaagatccaaggagacaagattaaccttctccttcaagagagttgggtcctataacatcaaagaacccaaaatctcaacattttacccatgaaactcgaaaataagggctggaatttcgaacagaaacttgtggcttacctcaagattaattgtatgggttttgtagagctctccgcggtgaacgcgtggccgcaaacggagcggcaatcggagctctagatcaaaagttatggtggtttgaagatcaagtgagagaaagaacttgagagagagttcttccttccatggcctccattttcagcatgtgagtgtgtttagtgaggagagagaatgctgaaaactagggttttggtctagttatgttgggccaagggcccactttgggtccggttggcccggtttggcccgttcgatccaatcttggtccgaattctataaaattggtactgaaattctcgtctcagtctcctctatcacatttagccataaaagtcacattttaggctttctagaataaattctcatttatgggttaattagccgttaattaaccgggttttacattctacccacctaattgggaattttgcccacaaaattcaaatgcaattacctgagaataaatgcggataatccgttcgcatctccgactcaagttcccaagtgtgttcctcaacaccgcctcgactccatgccactttgactaatgaaacatctttttcacgcaaccgtttaatactagtatcatcaattctgactggagccactggaagcgtcaaatcttcccttaattGAACCGATTCgggttccaacacatggctagcatcaggggtgtacttccgaagctgcgacacgtgaaacacgtcgtgcaggttcgaaagatgaggtggtagagccatccgatacgccaccggtccaatcctctccaggatttgaaatggaccaatgtatcgaggattcaacttctttgctttaatcgccctacctactcctgtagtcggagtaaccttaaggaaaacatggtctccttcctcaaattctaagggctttcgcctttgatcggcgtaactcttttgacga
The genomic region above belongs to Arachis stenosperma cultivar V10309 chromosome 5, arast.V10309.gnm1.PFL2, whole genome shotgun sequence and contains:
- the LOC130982148 gene encoding eukaryotic translation initiation factor 5-like, whose amino-acid sequence is MALQNIGAANSDDAFYRYKMPKMITKIEGRGNGIKTNIVNMVDIAKALARPASYTTKYFGCELGAQSKFDEKSGTSHVNGAHDTAKLAGLLENFIKKFVQCYGCGNPETEILITKNQMIQLNCAACGFVSDVDMRDKLTTFILKNPPETKKGSKDKKAMRRAEKERLKEGEMADEEQKKIKKEVKKKGSSTSKDGTTKSTPKKKASASDDDHVSPTHSQVDEKEDASQEEDGDDDIQWQTDTSLEAARQRIQEQLSAVTADMVMLSTNEPEKNGKTATKASNGSENGDSHNYSTLVGEVKAILNKGIAAKDLHSHLAALPASAQDKTNALFEALFEGIEKGFAKEVIKKKSYLAAGVSKEEGSQLLLLSAIEAFCLNSTSSALKEAALILKALYDADLLDEENILQWYQDGLKGKNKDSKIWKNVKPFIDWLQSAESESEEE